The following are encoded together in the Acidobacteriota bacterium genome:
- a CDS encoding FHA domain-containing protein, translating to MPKVIIWRDGAIETEFDPGHRDWRMGRSETNDITLLDPNKSVSRFHAELREENGRWLFIDLNSQNGSWKDGQRVNRLVLEHGHEVLFGDYRLVFHEDHPVAPPPPPPPVHVADHAPAHTPVPPPVPLPPDVTADVSSDVSVTAEVPASPDLTLLMPGKVEVPASGPPPAPAPVVRSAVKPKPARKGVNPIILVLFLLAMIGAVAAAAWKLVLDRPVEPRVVADVEPEPPPVVTPPPVDPPPAVEPPVEAPLVEEPPLPPVEEPPAGKAQTSGTRARRQQTTEPKDNPAVVSRYEDGRRALNAGRFVEAERAFQAVLAQQPGFRDASSLLAQARDGQAAARQKALDEARALEGKGEWTRAVAAYQRAGAADEAAAARTKMAEAGDDAYRKARQFDARNRPVEAIGWYQRAVDWLPDSDARKATAQERLTALKGGGE from the coding sequence ATGCCCAAGGTGATCATCTGGCGCGACGGCGCCATCGAAACGGAGTTCGATCCCGGCCACCGCGACTGGCGGATGGGGCGTTCCGAGACCAACGACATCACGCTGCTGGACCCGAACAAGTCCGTGTCGCGGTTCCACGCCGAACTGCGCGAAGAGAACGGCCGCTGGTTGTTCATCGATCTGAACAGCCAGAACGGCAGCTGGAAGGATGGACAGCGCGTCAACCGGCTGGTACTGGAGCACGGGCATGAGGTGCTGTTCGGCGACTACAGGCTCGTGTTCCACGAGGACCATCCCGTTGCGCCGCCGCCGCCGCCACCGCCGGTGCACGTGGCGGACCACGCACCCGCGCACACGCCGGTTCCGCCGCCGGTGCCGTTACCGCCGGACGTGACGGCCGACGTGTCGTCGGACGTGTCGGTGACCGCGGAAGTGCCGGCATCACCCGATCTCACGCTGCTGATGCCGGGCAAGGTGGAGGTACCCGCGTCGGGGCCGCCCCCCGCGCCGGCGCCTGTGGTGCGCTCGGCGGTCAAGCCGAAGCCGGCACGCAAGGGCGTCAATCCGATCATCCTGGTGCTGTTCCTCCTCGCGATGATCGGCGCGGTGGCCGCGGCCGCGTGGAAGCTGGTGCTGGATCGGCCCGTCGAGCCGCGCGTGGTCGCCGACGTGGAGCCAGAGCCGCCACCTGTCGTCACGCCGCCGCCCGTCGACCCCCCACCCGCCGTGGAACCACCGGTCGAAGCGCCCCTTGTCGAGGAACCGCCTCTGCCGCCTGTCGAAGAACCACCCGCGGGCAAGGCGCAGACGTCCGGCACCCGTGCGCGCCGGCAGCAGACGACCGAGCCGAAGGACAACCCTGCCGTGGTCTCGCGCTACGAGGACGGCCGGCGCGCGCTCAACGCGGGTCGCTTCGTCGAGGCCGAGCGTGCGTTCCAGGCCGTGCTCGCTCAGCAGCCCGGATTCCGCGACGCGTCCAGCCTGCTCGCGCAAGCGCGTGACGGACAGGCCGCCGCTCGACAGAAGGCGCTCGACGAGGCCCGCGCGCTCGAGGGGAAGGGCGAGTGGACGCGTGCCGTGGCGGCCTACCAGCGAGCCGGCGCCGCCGATGAGGCCGCGGCGGCGCGAACCAAGATGGCCGAAGCCGGCGACGATGCCTACCGCAAGGCGCGGCAGTTCGACGCGCGCAACAGGCCCGTCGAGGCCATCGGCTGGTATCAGCGCGCCGTCGATTGGCTGCCAGACAGTGATGCCCGCAAGGCGACCGCCCAGGAGCGCCTCACGGCGCTGAAGGGGGGCGGCGAGTGA
- a CDS encoding FHA domain-containing protein, with the protein MASHDRSASRLVVQRPDGEELVYALEPGRSITLGRDASNTIVLASHFVSKRHALVSWSPRGVRIEDQDSANGLTVNGLTVHAAQLSAGDVIQIGDQRIVFEVEGHESARPSLPGAPVKPPNKGLRLALTGMLTLLVMVAALGVVYKVYVAPKQQAAMASTAVAVDPSLPPDTTITPFDSPQAQAIEQQALAAKDKPVEWLYDEGNLAYRNGRLLDAYRLLHGALFRDPKHEQARRLVLRVMGERDLRLRSLQAAAARSDEELKFEEAAQQWEAVQALTLETEALNTRARTEAARLRQRATR; encoded by the coding sequence ATGGCTTCCCACGATCGTTCTGCGTCCCGCCTCGTCGTGCAGCGCCCCGATGGAGAGGAACTGGTCTATGCGCTCGAGCCGGGGCGTTCCATCACCCTGGGGCGCGATGCCAGCAACACCATCGTGCTCGCGTCGCACTTCGTGTCCAAGCGGCACGCGCTCGTCTCGTGGTCGCCGCGCGGCGTCCGTATCGAAGACCAGGACAGCGCCAACGGGCTCACGGTGAATGGCCTCACCGTCCACGCGGCGCAGTTGTCGGCGGGCGACGTCATCCAGATCGGCGACCAACGCATCGTCTTCGAGGTGGAAGGGCACGAGTCGGCCAGGCCGAGCCTGCCCGGCGCCCCGGTCAAGCCGCCCAACAAGGGCCTGCGGCTGGCGTTGACCGGCATGCTGACGCTGCTCGTGATGGTCGCGGCCCTCGGTGTCGTCTACAAGGTCTATGTGGCGCCGAAGCAGCAGGCCGCGATGGCGTCGACGGCGGTGGCGGTGGATCCGTCGTTGCCGCCCGATACCACGATCACGCCGTTCGATTCTCCGCAGGCACAGGCGATCGAGCAGCAGGCACTCGCGGCCAAGGACAAGCCCGTCGAGTGGCTGTACGACGAAGGGAACCTCGCGTATCGCAACGGACGACTGCTCGACGCGTATCGTCTGCTCCATGGCGCGCTGTTCCGAGACCCCAAGCACGAGCAGGCGCGTCGTCTCGTGCTTCGCGTGATGGGCGAGCGCGATCTGCGGCTGAGAAGCCTGCAGGCGGCCGCCGCACGATCCGATGAGGAACTCAAGTTCGAGGAGGCCGCACAACAGTGGGAAGCCGTGCAGGCGCTCACGCTCGAGACCGAGGCCCTGAACACCCGCGCGCGCACGGAAGCCGCGCGCCTGCGCCAGCGCGCCACGCGGTAG
- a CDS encoding FHA domain-containing protein, protein MRTRRLIVVTPEGERELLFIGRLSVGRAPECDISLADTKISRRHAEFDATGDMPRVTDLGSRNGILVNGRKLGAADLQPGDVVTVGDAQIRFEEQVTATVDRPASPGADDRTAVIVPGSIGMPAAAPAAPAPGDTSDRTTVLPAPAPAAPAAAPAYAPPPVAPPPPMAPPPAAPPPVVAAPPPVTATTPHMPAAVPAPVPAANAASPAAVAAVAGSTAATPRFSWGGFVTLAAVALGGLAVLLGALPLVSSSSSTIDALAQRQARTLVGWLAAGVDPARATIVDSAVMEAVLAQPGVERAMVLERSTGVAVAPSSVATRTFTELPGVGTGWRDVTAPRVDRVDGFADAYAPAGGGMYIAWVRYARPSAQDAGLAIIVALLVTLVLAVVAAMLIKRQTRATLQHFTRQVELAVSGASTKVMQGNLVPGLERLPGVVAYLLERRDGMAAGPVADAGSADVYAAPAPVDSGPPWLEVTPSLTVAAASAHGPASASAGGWSSAEGRHLLDVLDGPLRNAVVQGLGSLGMPAGSEVSVPLSGAAPISLRREASGHVRVTLTAR, encoded by the coding sequence GTGCGCACGCGTCGTCTGATCGTCGTCACGCCCGAGGGCGAGCGCGAACTGCTGTTCATCGGCCGGCTCTCGGTGGGCCGCGCCCCCGAGTGCGACATCAGCCTCGCCGACACCAAGATCTCGCGGCGGCACGCCGAGTTCGACGCCACGGGCGACATGCCCCGCGTCACCGACCTCGGCAGCCGGAACGGCATCCTCGTGAACGGCCGGAAGCTCGGTGCGGCCGATCTCCAGCCCGGTGACGTGGTCACCGTCGGCGACGCGCAGATCCGCTTCGAGGAGCAGGTGACGGCTACCGTCGATCGCCCGGCGTCGCCGGGTGCCGATGACAGGACGGCCGTCATCGTCCCGGGCAGCATCGGGATGCCCGCTGCCGCACCCGCGGCCCCCGCGCCGGGAGACACGTCGGACAGGACCACGGTCCTGCCGGCGCCGGCGCCCGCCGCACCGGCCGCCGCGCCCGCGTACGCCCCGCCGCCCGTCGCGCCGCCACCACCGATGGCGCCACCACCGGCGGCTCCGCCACCCGTCGTGGCGGCACCGCCGCCCGTCACGGCCACGACGCCCCACATGCCCGCCGCCGTGCCGGCACCCGTGCCGGCGGCCAACGCCGCCTCGCCGGCTGCCGTCGCCGCGGTGGCGGGATCGACCGCTGCCACGCCGCGCTTCTCGTGGGGCGGCTTCGTCACGCTCGCGGCGGTCGCGCTCGGTGGGCTGGCGGTGCTGCTCGGCGCGCTGCCTCTGGTGTCCTCGTCGAGCAGCACGATTGACGCGCTCGCGCAGCGGCAGGCACGCACGCTGGTCGGATGGCTCGCCGCCGGGGTCGATCCCGCCCGCGCCACGATCGTCGACTCCGCGGTGATGGAGGCCGTGCTGGCGCAGCCGGGTGTCGAGCGCGCCATGGTGCTCGAGCGCTCGACGGGCGTGGCCGTGGCCCCCTCGTCGGTCGCGACGCGGACGTTCACGGAGCTGCCGGGGGTCGGAACGGGCTGGCGCGACGTGACGGCCCCGCGCGTGGACCGCGTCGACGGATTCGCCGATGCGTACGCACCCGCCGGCGGGGGGATGTACATCGCGTGGGTACGGTATGCGCGGCCGTCCGCGCAGGACGCCGGGCTGGCGATCATCGTGGCGCTGCTCGTCACGCTGGTGCTGGCCGTCGTCGCGGCGATGCTGATCAAGCGCCAGACACGTGCGACGCTGCAGCACTTCACGCGCCAGGTCGAACTCGCGGTGTCAGGCGCGTCGACCAAGGTGATGCAGGGGAACCTCGTCCCCGGGCTCGAACGCCTGCCGGGCGTGGTGGCCTACCTGCTCGAACGACGCGACGGTATGGCGGCTGGTCCGGTAGCCGACGCCGGTTCCGCCGACGTCTACGCCGCACCGGCGCCTGTCGATTCCGGTCCGCCCTGGCTCGAGGTCACGCCGTCGCTGACGGTGGCGGCCGCCAGCGCACACGGCCCCGCGAGCGCGAGCGCCGGCGGGTGGTCGTCGGCCGAAGGCAGGCACCTGCTCGACGTGCTCGATGGTCCGCTGCGCAACGCCGTCGTGCAGGGACTTGGCTCGCTCGGCATGCCCGCGGGATCCGAGGTGTCGGTCCCCCTCAGTGGCGCCGCGCCAATCTCGCTCCGCCGCGAAGCGTCGGGGCACGTGCGCGTGACACTCACAGCGCGATGA
- a CDS encoding type II secretion system F family protein, whose protein sequence is MLFLTLGLAMICAFTAVWLLVGSTGGGQRARDGGPPKGEVPEGAPASVKVFFPLIAAFAGPAKAVKWPSYRERSAVAIARSGWGDTFTMNHLIGMKILMAIVVPLGSAILFAPVRNPAIFLLVAALGFLIPDAMLSSSRKAREQAIIRSLPSAVDVLSLSVEAGLEFLIALERLVKRGLSGPLRDELTAVLNDIRLGTTRSEALRAMATRLEIPQLSAFVSTLVQADLLGASIGEVLKSQASFLRTERFQRAEKLGAQATQKIIFPMLLFIFPAVLLVVIAPIALKFIYQDF, encoded by the coding sequence ATGCTGTTCCTGACGTTGGGGCTGGCCATGATCTGTGCGTTCACGGCGGTGTGGCTGCTCGTGGGCAGCACCGGCGGCGGACAGCGGGCCCGTGATGGCGGACCGCCGAAGGGCGAGGTGCCCGAGGGCGCGCCGGCATCGGTGAAGGTCTTCTTCCCGCTGATCGCCGCGTTTGCCGGGCCCGCCAAGGCCGTCAAGTGGCCCAGCTATCGCGAGCGGTCGGCGGTGGCCATCGCGCGATCGGGCTGGGGCGACACCTTCACGATGAATCACCTGATCGGCATGAAGATCCTCATGGCGATCGTCGTGCCCCTCGGCAGCGCGATCCTGTTCGCCCCCGTGCGCAATCCGGCCATCTTCCTTCTGGTCGCTGCGCTGGGGTTCCTCATCCCCGACGCGATGTTGAGCAGCAGCCGCAAGGCGCGCGAACAGGCGATCATCAGGAGCCTGCCGAGCGCCGTCGACGTGCTCTCCCTGTCGGTCGAAGCTGGCCTCGAGTTCCTCATCGCGCTCGAACGCCTGGTGAAGCGAGGCCTGTCCGGGCCGCTGCGCGACGAACTGACGGCCGTCCTCAACGACATCCGCCTCGGCACCACGCGATCGGAGGCGCTGCGCGCGATGGCCACGCGGCTGGAGATCCCGCAGCTCTCGGCGTTCGTGTCCACCCTCGTCCAGGCCGATCTCCTGGGTGCGTCGATCGGCGAGGTGCTGAAGTCGCAGGCGTCCTTCCTGCGTACGGAGCGCTTCCAGCGCGCGGAGAAACTCGGCGCGCAGGCCACGCAGAAGATCATCTTCCCGATGCTCCTGTTCATCTTCCCGGCGGTGTTGCTGGTGGTCATCGCGCCCATCGCCCTCAAGTTCATCTACCAGGATTTCTGA
- a CDS encoding type II secretion system F family protein, whose protein sequence is MLLLKIGGLGVLLVATALFVSGGGEAVGGWWRRHTRVYGGWIVDEFDAMFEAITIERAQFFITAMTVGGALVGFLLGNMLASRIFFALFLCLLGYFVPRVFVLWRRRARIDRIDDQLVDALRLMSNGLKAGLSLQQALELAVRETKPPIADELARVVKEIHLGRFMDDALRRFAERVPLEDARIMVDSILTLRETGGNLSETFDVVANTIVERKKVSGKIKAMTAQGMTQGFIMCLMPPGMLMLFSFIDPTYTAPLFNTFLGWIILAIITALDLMGLWLMIKLVQIDV, encoded by the coding sequence ATGCTGCTGTTGAAGATCGGAGGCCTCGGCGTACTGCTCGTTGCCACGGCGTTGTTCGTGAGCGGCGGTGGCGAGGCCGTCGGCGGATGGTGGCGCCGCCACACGCGCGTCTACGGCGGCTGGATCGTCGACGAGTTCGACGCGATGTTCGAGGCGATCACCATCGAACGCGCGCAGTTCTTCATCACCGCGATGACGGTCGGCGGGGCGCTCGTCGGCTTCCTGCTCGGCAACATGCTGGCGAGCCGAATCTTCTTCGCGCTGTTCCTCTGCCTGCTGGGCTACTTCGTCCCGCGCGTCTTCGTGCTGTGGCGGCGGCGCGCGCGGATCGACAGGATCGACGATCAGCTCGTCGACGCGCTGCGGTTGATGTCCAACGGCCTCAAGGCCGGACTCAGCCTGCAGCAGGCGCTCGAACTCGCCGTGCGCGAGACCAAGCCGCCGATCGCCGACGAGCTCGCGCGCGTCGTGAAGGAAATCCATCTCGGACGGTTCATGGACGATGCGCTCCGCCGGTTCGCCGAGCGCGTGCCGCTCGAGGACGCGCGCATCATGGTCGATTCGATCCTGACGCTGCGCGAGACGGGCGGCAACCTGAGCGAGACGTTCGACGTCGTGGCCAACACCATCGTCGAGCGCAAGAAGGTGTCGGGCAAGATCAAGGCGATGACGGCCCAGGGGATGACGCAGGGCTTCATCATGTGCCTCATGCCTCCCGGCATGCTGATGCTGTTCTCGTTCATCGACCCGACCTACACCGCCCCGCTGTTCAACACGTTCCTCGGCTGGATCATCCTCGCCATCATCACGGCCCTCGACCTGATGGGCCTCTGGCTGATGATCAAGCTGGTGCAGATTGACGTATGA
- a CDS encoding CpaF family protein — protein sequence MRPDDDLSAGFADLSRAFIQRAFRHRAEAAREGHATVPSDVRRDLKLRILRRLIEEIDLRKGDLGYLHDPVKRQEMHVRVEGKLVALVQEEAVEAGRQDRRQLVKELMDEALGLGPLEDLLEDPAVTEIMVNRIDQVYVERKGQLTLSNVSFLSNDQLRGIIERIVAPLGRRIDEKVPMVDARLRDGSRVNAIIPPLALRGPAITIRKFSKKLLDIPDLIGFGSMTEQIATFLGAAVHARQNIVISGGTGSGKTTLLNVLSSFIPDDERIVTIEDAAELQLPQEHVVSLESRPPNIEGEGAITIRDLVRNSLRMRPDRIVVGECRGGEALDMLQAMNTGHDGSLTTLHANTPVDALSRLETLALMSGLDLPARAIRDQIASAVQLVVQQSRMQDGSRRITYVTEICGQDGNEFVTRDVFRFEQTGMTPDGKATGQFRPTGHVPAFVKNLPNFGIQVPEEIFLHQTL from the coding sequence ATGCGGCCCGATGATGACCTCTCGGCGGGGTTCGCGGACCTGTCGCGCGCGTTCATCCAGCGCGCGTTCAGGCATCGAGCGGAAGCGGCGCGCGAGGGACACGCCACCGTGCCGTCCGATGTGCGCCGCGATCTCAAGCTGCGCATCCTGCGCCGGTTGATCGAGGAGATCGATCTCCGCAAGGGCGATCTCGGTTACCTGCACGATCCCGTCAAGCGGCAGGAGATGCACGTGCGCGTCGAGGGCAAGCTCGTCGCGCTCGTGCAGGAGGAAGCCGTGGAGGCGGGGCGGCAGGATCGTCGTCAGCTCGTGAAGGAGCTGATGGACGAAGCGCTCGGTCTCGGTCCGCTCGAGGATCTGCTCGAGGATCCGGCGGTGACCGAAATCATGGTCAACCGCATCGACCAGGTGTACGTGGAGCGGAAGGGCCAGCTCACGCTCAGCAACGTGAGCTTCCTCAGCAACGATCAGCTGCGCGGCATCATCGAGCGCATCGTCGCGCCCCTCGGGAGGCGCATCGACGAAAAGGTGCCGATGGTCGATGCGCGCCTGCGCGACGGCAGCCGCGTCAACGCGATCATCCCGCCACTCGCGTTGCGCGGGCCGGCGATCACGATCCGCAAGTTCTCGAAGAAGCTGCTCGACATCCCGGATCTCATCGGCTTCGGATCGATGACCGAACAGATTGCGACGTTCCTCGGGGCCGCCGTCCACGCACGCCAGAACATCGTCATCTCGGGCGGCACGGGGTCTGGCAAGACCACGCTCCTCAACGTGCTCTCGTCGTTCATTCCCGACGATGAGCGCATCGTGACGATCGAGGACGCCGCCGAACTGCAGTTGCCGCAGGAGCACGTGGTGTCGCTCGAATCGCGGCCGCCGAACATCGAAGGCGAGGGCGCGATCACCATCCGCGATCTCGTGCGCAACTCGCTGCGCATGCGTCCCGATCGCATCGTGGTGGGCGAGTGTCGTGGCGGCGAGGCGCTGGACATGCTCCAGGCGATGAACACCGGACACGACGGCTCGCTCACGACCCTCCACGCCAACACGCCCGTCGACGCGCTCAGCCGTCTGGAGACGCTGGCGTTGATGTCGGGCCTCGACTTGCCTGCCCGCGCGATTCGCGATCAGATTGCATCGGCCGTGCAGCTCGTGGTGCAGCAGTCGCGCATGCAGGACGGCAGCCGACGCATCACCTACGTCACGGAGATCTGCGGACAGGACGGCAACGAGTTCGTGACACGCGACGTGTTCCGCTTCGAGCAGACGGGCATGACGCCAGACGGCAAGGCGACGGGGCAGTTCCGGCCCACCGGGCACGTGCCCGCGTTCGTGAAGAACCTTCCCAACTTCGGTATCCAGGTCCCGGAGGAGATTTTCCTCCACCAGACGCTATGA
- a CDS encoding pilus assembly protein N-terminal domain-containing protein has protein sequence MFFPLALRVVPVVLVALTLLVLPGRISAQVTQEELTIYVNEVTTWSPGYAMGDIVLGSPATAGYEPVTGRKELMLRGKKPGRTTLNVWDQKKVLRHEITLIVTTRDALTREADLKRLLAPYPNVEISTLAGEMLLTGTVASQDELNAVTNLARVAKVQSTVRLVAPVTRPMYGTTGPVAPTGPGPGGTTPAGPDAPQFTAVEYDLELFEASVQFKTGGYGSGVEPSGRSLYKGSVSAPIGGEGEIFIGGQAMDPKQKNAKEMKDTGIRLTVRPRPGTRGGLVTAVEVETNVPLEYNLYDPDVWRRSRYSFNTTEGIPFAVSGNDLLAAPGIAGGMSAMGKATRGAQAANSVPGARGTGLQYVPVFGSLFGSRNYKTKKTQILVVFRPALVAATQP, from the coding sequence ATGTTCTTCCCTCTCGCGCTCCGGGTGGTGCCCGTCGTCCTTGTCGCGTTGACCCTGCTGGTCCTGCCGGGCCGGATCTCGGCGCAGGTCACGCAGGAGGAGCTGACGATCTACGTCAACGAGGTCACGACGTGGTCGCCCGGTTATGCGATGGGCGACATCGTGCTCGGATCGCCGGCCACGGCCGGCTACGAGCCCGTCACCGGCCGCAAGGAACTGATGCTGCGCGGCAAGAAGCCGGGCCGCACCACGCTCAACGTGTGGGATCAGAAGAAGGTGCTGCGCCACGAGATCACGCTCATCGTGACCACGCGCGACGCGCTCACGCGTGAGGCGGACCTCAAGCGCCTGCTCGCGCCATATCCCAACGTCGAGATCTCCACCCTGGCCGGCGAGATGCTGCTCACGGGGACTGTGGCCAGCCAGGACGAGCTCAACGCCGTCACGAACCTGGCGCGCGTGGCGAAAGTCCAGTCGACGGTCCGCCTCGTGGCGCCCGTGACCCGGCCGATGTATGGCACCACCGGTCCGGTCGCCCCCACGGGACCTGGGCCTGGTGGCACCACGCCGGCGGGACCCGACGCGCCGCAGTTCACGGCGGTGGAGTACGATCTCGAGCTCTTCGAGGCCAGCGTGCAGTTCAAGACGGGCGGGTACGGCAGCGGCGTCGAGCCGTCGGGGCGCAGCCTGTACAAAGGCAGCGTGTCGGCACCCATCGGTGGCGAGGGAGAGATCTTCATCGGCGGCCAGGCCATGGATCCGAAGCAGAAGAATGCCAAGGAGATGAAGGACACGGGCATCCGCCTGACGGTCCGGCCGCGGCCCGGCACGCGCGGCGGGCTGGTGACGGCCGTCGAGGTCGAGACGAACGTGCCGCTCGAATACAACCTCTACGACCCCGACGTGTGGCGCCGGTCGCGCTACTCGTTCAACACCACCGAGGGCATCCCGTTCGCCGTGTCCGGCAACGACCTGCTCGCGGCGCCCGGGATCGCCGGCGGCATGAGCGCGATGGGCAAGGCCACGCGCGGTGCCCAGGCGGCCAACAGCGTGCCGGGGGCACGCGGCACGGGACTGCAGTACGTGCCGGTGTTCGGCAGCCTGTTCGGATCGAGGAACTACAAGACCAAGAAGACGCAGATCCTCGTCGTCTTCAGACCCGCGCTGGTCGCGGCGACGCAGCCCTGA
- the cpaB gene encoding Flp pilus assembly protein CpaB, with the protein MSGRAKLLLSLVLGLLAVFLVYVYVRGLERQLYEEVDMQNVVVTRAAIAAGTAIDQGAIQRIAVPRKYRQPQTFPTIEEVAGRVAVVPIAAGTQVSGSMLADAGAEALSFEVPRGRRAVAITVTDDTGVGGLIRPGNFVDILGTFEFGRPTGTQNGRVVYADERTEVRTMLQNVFVVAVNKELRRERVQNETAASGGTAQPPQRERTLRTVTLLVEPKVVQELILAQNVGDLTLSLRSSLDDTVVELPFLDPLGLLKVPIPVKPKPKPIQSFRDVGRGLF; encoded by the coding sequence ATGTCCGGTCGCGCGAAACTCCTCCTGTCCCTGGTGCTCGGCCTGCTGGCCGTGTTCCTCGTCTACGTCTACGTCCGCGGCCTCGAACGCCAGTTGTACGAGGAAGTGGACATGCAGAACGTGGTGGTGACGCGCGCGGCGATCGCCGCCGGTACCGCCATCGACCAGGGCGCGATCCAGCGCATCGCCGTGCCACGCAAGTACCGCCAGCCGCAGACGTTCCCGACCATCGAGGAAGTCGCCGGTCGCGTGGCAGTGGTGCCCATCGCCGCCGGCACGCAGGTGAGCGGCAGCATGCTCGCCGACGCGGGGGCCGAGGCGCTGTCCTTCGAAGTGCCGCGCGGGCGCCGCGCCGTCGCCATCACGGTGACCGACGATACGGGCGTCGGTGGCCTGATCAGGCCGGGCAACTTCGTCGACATCCTCGGCACGTTCGAGTTCGGGCGTCCCACCGGCACGCAGAACGGCCGCGTGGTCTACGCCGACGAGCGGACCGAGGTGCGCACGATGCTCCAGAACGTGTTCGTCGTCGCGGTCAACAAGGAACTGCGTCGCGAGCGCGTGCAGAACGAGACGGCCGCGTCGGGCGGCACGGCGCAGCCGCCGCAGCGCGAACGGACGCTGCGGACCGTGACGCTGCTCGTGGAGCCGAAGGTGGTGCAGGAACTGATCCTCGCCCAGAACGTCGGCGACCTCACGCTCTCGCTGCGGTCCTCGCTCGACGACACCGTCGTGGAACTGCCGTTCCTCGATCCACTGGGCCTGCTGAAGGTCCCGATCCCCGTCAAGCCCAAGCCCAAGCCAATCCAGTCGTTCCGCGACGTCGGCCGCGGTCTCTTCTAG
- a CDS encoding Tad domain-containing protein encodes MATMTSERGQSTPFFLCFLVLMTVMVGTMVNVGQAINRRMGLQVLADAGAWTGATNMAIAMNGLAEVNGWRHDIEPVASIGVPVAGFFGLDGVMKTIFEVGTTIINFVDMGIQIGYTKIPYDEAARVTYYNAHDMFPGEQLEWFEGFRLGFLSSGSDTVSDEVPFTKSRPTVCTDQPFLDSTFFLLPCVVDEEPIENTVYYVVPCFPTGYCPASYTYVKWYRKSDETISFVWVVRAPETRAIFNPFDVFGDDAIPAMTAAAHAKPVGGEIENSEDEYRVKMEPLTSAAMYFAPMAAFNSAAYDDIFEKWRRIAY; translated from the coding sequence GTGGCGACAATGACTAGCGAGCGCGGCCAGTCCACGCCGTTCTTCCTGTGCTTTCTCGTGCTGATGACGGTGATGGTCGGTACGATGGTCAACGTCGGTCAGGCGATCAACCGCCGCATGGGCCTGCAGGTCCTGGCCGACGCCGGCGCGTGGACGGGCGCCACCAACATGGCGATCGCCATGAACGGCCTGGCCGAGGTCAACGGCTGGCGGCACGACATCGAACCCGTGGCGAGCATCGGCGTGCCTGTCGCGGGTTTCTTCGGCCTCGATGGCGTCATGAAGACCATCTTCGAGGTTGGCACCACCATCATCAACTTCGTCGACATGGGGATCCAGATCGGCTACACGAAGATCCCCTACGACGAGGCCGCGCGCGTCACCTACTACAACGCGCACGACATGTTCCCCGGCGAGCAGCTGGAATGGTTCGAAGGCTTTCGGCTGGGATTCCTCTCGAGCGGCTCGGACACCGTGAGCGACGAGGTGCCCTTCACCAAGTCGCGTCCCACGGTCTGCACCGATCAACCCTTCCTCGACAGCACCTTCTTCCTGCTCCCGTGCGTGGTCGACGAGGAGCCGATCGAGAACACGGTGTACTACGTCGTGCCGTGCTTCCCGACCGGGTACTGTCCCGCGTCGTACACCTACGTGAAGTGGTACAGGAAGTCCGACGAGACCATCTCCTTCGTGTGGGTCGTCAGGGCGCCCGAGACACGGGCGATCTTCAATCCGTTCGACGTCTTCGGCGACGATGCCATTCCCGCGATGACGGCGGCCGCGCACGCCAAGCCTGTCGGCGGGGAGATTGAGAATTCCGAGGACGAGTACCGCGTGAAGATGGAGCCGTTGACGTCGGCGGCCATGTACTTCGCGCCGATGGCCGCGTTCAACAGCGCGGCCTACGACGACATCTTCGAGAAGTGGCGCCGCATTGCGTACTGA